The proteins below come from a single Mytilus edulis chromosome 5, xbMytEdul2.2, whole genome shotgun sequence genomic window:
- the LOC139523170 gene encoding COX assembly mitochondrial protein 2 homolog, which produces MHTDLSAHLHTEECNKFIYAYKKCMENNFFSKFFGHCDRHEHWMSKCLKKERLARRKVNADKAKAKNVQRQSNIVSIFDDERWKFLDSDD; this is translated from the exons ATGCATACAGACTTATCCGCACATCTCCATACAGAAGAGTGCAACAAGTTTATTTATGCTTATAAGAAATGCATGGAAAAT aattttttctCAAAGTTCTTTGGCCATTGTGACAGACATGAACATTGGATGTCAAAGTGTCTGAAGAAAGAG AGACTGGCAAGAAGAAAAGTAAATGCAGATAAAGCAAAAGCAAAGAATGTACAAAGACAGTCAAATATTGTCAGTATTTTTGATGATGAAAGATGGAAATTTCTGGATTCAGACGATTGA
- the LOC139525405 gene encoding purine nucleoside phosphorylase-like isoform X1, with product MKRSVDGKTKMNGDYSGMNGDSKPKNGHLYLAGYDTYEEIDKIAKDILKRVKCRPQLGIICGSGLGGLADLVEEKETISYFDIEGFPVSTVPGHQGQFVFGKLRNKPVIIMQGRVHVYEGYPLHKVTLPIKILKLMGVTTLFITNAAGGINRDYNVGDIMIMKDHFNIPGFSGLNPLIGPNDDRFGPRFPALSNAYDFNLRNLAKKCVKELGYTDFCREGVYSMLTGPSYETVTECKFLLQCGVDATGMSTVPEAIVAVYCGMKVFGLSLITNSCIMEYDCKTCANHEEVLETAKLRSKDVQTLISKMVAEVEV from the exons ATGAAGAGAAGTGTTGACGGCAAAACTAAAATGAATGGAGATTATTCTGGGATGAATGGTGACAGCAAACCAAAGAATGGTCATCTGTATTTAGCTGG gtATGACACTTATGAAGAAATTGATAAAATAGCAAAAGACATCCTGAAACGAGTAAAATGTCGACCGCAACTTGGAATTATCTGTGGTTCAGGACTTGGTGGGTTAGCAGATTTAGTGGAAGAAAAAGAGACAATTAGTTATTTTGATATAGAAGGATTTCCTGTTAGTACAG TACCTGGACACCAAGGCCAATTTGTGTTTGGTAAATTACGTAATAAACCGGTGATAATAATGCAGGGACGAGTACATGTTTATGAGGGATATCCATTGCACAAG GTTACATTACCAATAAAGATATTGAAACTGATGGGTGTTACAACACTATTTATAACTAATGCTGCTGGTGGTATTAACAGAGACTATAACGTAGGGGACATCATGATAATGAAGGACCATTTTAATATTCCAGGATTCTCAGGTTTAAACCCACTAATAGGACCAAATGATGACCG ATTTGGACCAAGATTTCCAGCATTATCTAATGCTTATGATTTCAATCTACGTAATCTGGCTaagaaatgtgtcaaagaacTAGGTTATACAGATTTCTGCAGGGAAGGAGTTTACTCTATGTTAACAGGACCATCTTATGAGACTGTCACAGAATGTAAATTTCTACTCCAATGTGGCGTTGATGCTACTG GTATGAGTACAGTACCTGAAGCTATTGTGGCAGTGTATTGTGGCATGAAAGTGTTTGGATTATCTTTGATTACAAATAGCTGTATTATGGAGTATGACTGTAAAACCTGTGCAAATCACGAAGAAGTTCTAGAGACGGCAAAACTCAGAAGTAAAGACGTACAGACTCTTATTTCCAAAATGGTGGCCGAGGTTGAAGTGTAA
- the LOC139525405 gene encoding purine nucleoside phosphorylase-like isoform X2 has protein sequence MNLLNKYDTYEEIDKIAKDILKRVKCRPQLGIICGSGLGGLADLVEEKETISYFDIEGFPVSTVPGHQGQFVFGKLRNKPVIIMQGRVHVYEGYPLHKVTLPIKILKLMGVTTLFITNAAGGINRDYNVGDIMIMKDHFNIPGFSGLNPLIGPNDDRFGPRFPALSNAYDFNLRNLAKKCVKELGYTDFCREGVYSMLTGPSYETVTECKFLLQCGVDATGMSTVPEAIVAVYCGMKVFGLSLITNSCIMEYDCKTCANHEEVLETAKLRSKDVQTLISKMVAEVEV, from the exons atgaatttgttaAACAA gtATGACACTTATGAAGAAATTGATAAAATAGCAAAAGACATCCTGAAACGAGTAAAATGTCGACCGCAACTTGGAATTATCTGTGGTTCAGGACTTGGTGGGTTAGCAGATTTAGTGGAAGAAAAAGAGACAATTAGTTATTTTGATATAGAAGGATTTCCTGTTAGTACAG TACCTGGACACCAAGGCCAATTTGTGTTTGGTAAATTACGTAATAAACCGGTGATAATAATGCAGGGACGAGTACATGTTTATGAGGGATATCCATTGCACAAG GTTACATTACCAATAAAGATATTGAAACTGATGGGTGTTACAACACTATTTATAACTAATGCTGCTGGTGGTATTAACAGAGACTATAACGTAGGGGACATCATGATAATGAAGGACCATTTTAATATTCCAGGATTCTCAGGTTTAAACCCACTAATAGGACCAAATGATGACCG ATTTGGACCAAGATTTCCAGCATTATCTAATGCTTATGATTTCAATCTACGTAATCTGGCTaagaaatgtgtcaaagaacTAGGTTATACAGATTTCTGCAGGGAAGGAGTTTACTCTATGTTAACAGGACCATCTTATGAGACTGTCACAGAATGTAAATTTCTACTCCAATGTGGCGTTGATGCTACTG GTATGAGTACAGTACCTGAAGCTATTGTGGCAGTGTATTGTGGCATGAAAGTGTTTGGATTATCTTTGATTACAAATAGCTGTATTATGGAGTATGACTGTAAAACCTGTGCAAATCACGAAGAAGTTCTAGAGACGGCAAAACTCAGAAGTAAAGACGTACAGACTCTTATTTCCAAAATGGTGGCCGAGGTTGAAGTGTAA